One Nocardioides dongkuii genomic window, CCAGAGGAACTGCAGGTCGTCCTCGTGGAGGATGTTCTGCGCCTTGATCGCCGCGCCCTCGTAGACCCACGACCGGTGCTGCAGCCGGACGCCCTTGGGCCGGCCGGTGGTGCCGGAGGTGTAGATCAGCGTCGCGAGCTGGTCGGGGGCGATCGACTTCGCGGTCTGCTCGATGACGTCGGGGTGCTCGGCGAGGTAGGCGTCGCCGAGCTCGGCCAGCGCGTCCAGGGTGATCACCCAGTCACCGTCGCCGGCGCCGTCGAAGACCACGACCTTCATGACGTGCGGGAGCTCGTTCTTGTGGGCGGTCAGCTTGGCGACCTGGGTGTCGTCCTCGGCGAAGACCACGCGGCACTCCGCGTCGCCGAGGATGTACGCCGTGTCCTCGCCGTTGGTCGACGGGTAGACGGTGGTCGTGGCGGCACCGGCGCACATGATCGCCAGGTCGGCCAGGATCCACTCGTAGCGGGTGTTGGAGGCGATCCCGACGCGCTGCTCGGACTCGATCCCGAGCGAGAGCAGTCCGGCGGCGAGCTGCGAGACGCGCTCCCCCGCCTGCTTCCAGGTCACCGACTCCCAGGCCTCGCCGCGCGGGAAGCGGTAGGCCTCCGCGTCCTGCGAGGCCTTGACCCGGTCGAGGAACTGCACGGCGACGTTGGGGTCGAGGTGGTCGACGAAGCTCGTGTCGTGGTTGACGGGCATGTCTCTCCTGCTGGTTGACCGGAGGAGGCGGGTCACCCGACCCTCCCGGCGCGGGCTGATGAGGCGTAACCTACGTCACTTCCGAACCCGCCGGTAACCGTTCCCGCCGACTCGGACGGCCGGTGTGGACCGCACCAGGGGTCGCGGCCGGGGTCGCGGCCGGGGTCGCGGCCGGGGTCGCGGCCGGGGTCGCGGCCGGGGTCGGGATCGGCGTCGGGATCGCGGTGAGGTGCGGGTCGCCGGCCGGGACGTCATCCGACCTGGTGCCGATACCCGCCGGACCGCATGACGTCCCGGAGGACGTCAGGAGGCGGAGGACCGCCCAGGTCACCGGCAGGCGGCGACGTACGCCTCGGCCTTGACCCGCACCTTGGCGGCCAGCCCGTCGACCTCCAGGAGCCGCGGCAGCAGCGCGGGCTCGGTGAAGATGGCGCGGAACATCATCGAGACGGTGACGCCGTGCCCCGGCTGGTGGACGACCTCGAGCGGGTCGCCCGCGGCGATCGGGCCCTCGGCCAGCACCCGCAGGTACGGTCCCGGGCGACCGACGAGCGCGAACCGCTTGACCCAGGCGCGGTTGTCGTAGCCGCTGCGCCCCATCCACACCTTGAAGTCGTTGCAGGGCGTGCGCACCGAGGCGACCTCGAGCAGCACGTCGCCGATCCGCCAGCGCTCCCCGATCTCGGACTCGTTGACGTCGAGGCCCGCGGTGGTGAGGTTCTCGCCGAACTGGCCGTCGCGCAGCTCCTCGCCGAGCTCGGCGCCCCAGGCGTCGAGGTCCTCGCGCGCGAACGCGTAGACGGCCTGGTCGACCCCGCCGTGGTGCACCGTGTCGGAGACCTGGTCACCTGCCAGTCCGAGCCGGCTGACGTCGACCGGGCCGGCCACGGCGACCTTGTCGATGCTGGTCCGCCCGATCCCCGCCCAGGGCGCCTCCCGGGGGGTGCCGACGTTGACGGAGACGAGGTGGGCCACCCGCGGATCCTCCCAGGCGCCGGGGACCGTTCACGAATCCGGAAAGTCAGTCCTGGACCGCCTTGGCGACCGCGATGCAGGCGGTCAGCCAGGTGCGGTCGGGCGCGTCCGGGTGGTCCTGGAGCTCCCACATCGCGCTGTGCGCCGCCCGCACGACCGCCCAGTCGCGGGCCCGGTCCTCGTCCAGCCCGGCGGCGTCGACCAGCGTGTGGAAGCGCCGCCGCACTCCCCCGCGGACGTCGCCCGCGAGCTCGTCCCACCGGCTCCACAGCATCGGCGCCAGCTCGGAGTGCGGGTCGCCGTCCACCGGCTTGGGGTCGATGGCCAGCCACGGCTCGCGGTCCGCGGCGAGCACGTTCTCGTAGTGCAGGTCGCCGTGCACCAGAGTCCCGTGGCTCGCGGGGTCGGCCACCAGGTCGCGACCGAGGGAGATCGCCTGCTCGACCAGCCGGTGCGGGACCGGGGCGTCGCGGGGCAGCCGGGCGAGCTGGTCGGTCCAGCGCTCGACGTACGCCGTCTGCCGGCGCAGCCGGCCGGGTGCGGGCACGTGCAGCCGACCGTAGAGGCCCGCGACCACCTCGCACGCCGCCAGGTCCCACTCCTCGGTGAGGTCGCGCCGGTGCAGCCGCTCGAGCAGGAGCAGGCGCCGCCCGGGGTCGGCGCGGAGCAGCCGGACGGCGCCGTCGCCGCCCCACCGCTGCAGGGCCAGCGCCTCCTGCTCCTCCTCCTCACCCGGACAGACCAGCTTCAGGACGGCCGGGGTGCCGTCGCGGTCGGTCACCGGCAGCACGAGCGCGGTCCAGCCGTGCGTCGCCGGGCCGTCGGCGACCAGCTCCCACTCCTCGACCACGTCGTCGACCAGCCGGGGCAGGCGCTCGACCCAGGTCGCCCACGCCGGCCCGCGGGCGGCGAAGGCGAGCACGCCGTCGGGCAGGGTCAGGGGCACCCGCGCTACTTCTTGCCGGCCTTCTCGGTCGGCTGGGTGGTGGAGAGCGCCGCGACGAACGCCTCCGGCGGCACCTCGACGGTGCCGATGTTCTTCATCCGCTTCTTGCCGGCCTTCTGCTTCTCGAGCAGCTTGCGCTTGCGGGTGATGTCGCCGCCGTAGCACTTGGCGAGGACGTCCTTGCGGATCGCGCGGATGTTCTCGCGCGCGATCACCCGGGCGCCGATCGCGGCCTGGATCGGCACCTCGAACTGCTGGCGCGGGATCAGCTCCTTGAGCTTGCCGGCCATCATCACGCCGTAGGAGTACGCCGCCTCGCGGTGCACGATCGCGGAGAACGCGTCGACCGGCTCGCCCTGCAGCAGGATGTCGACCTTCACCAGGTCGGCGGCCTGCTCGCCGGAGCGCTCGTAGTCGAGCGAGGCGTAGCCCTTGGTGCGCGACTTCAGCTGGTCGAAGAAGTCGAAGACGATCTCGCCCATCGGCAGCGTGTAGCGCATCTCGACGCGGTCCTCGGAGAGGTAGTCCATCCCCTGCAGGTTGCCGCGCTTGTGCTGGCAGAGCTCCATGATCGTGCCGATGTAGTCGCTGGGGCTGAGGATCGTCGCCTTGACGACCGGCTCGCGCACCTCGGCGATCTTGCCCTCGGGGTACTCGCTCGGGTTGGTCACCACCAGCTCGGTGCCGTCCTCCATGACGACCTCGTAGACCACGTTGGGCGCGGTCGAGATGAGGTCGAGGTTGAACTCGCGCTCGAGGCGGTCGCGGGTGATCTCCATGTGCAGCAGGCCGAGGAAGCCGATCCGGAACCCGAAGCCCAGCGCGCCGGAGGTCTCCGGCTCGAAGGTCAGCGCCGCGTCGTTGAGCTGCAGCCGCTCCAGGGCGTCGCGCAGCGTCGGGTAGTCGTCGCCGTCGATCGGGTAGAGCCCGGAGTAGACCATCGGGTTGGGGTGCTTGTAGCCGCCCAGCGCCTCGGTCGCGCCGTGGTGCTGGCTGGTGACGGTGTCGCCGACACGCGACTGCCGGACGTCCTTCACCCCGGTGATCAGGTAGCCGACCTCGCCCACGCCGAGGTCGCCGGCCTTGACCGGCTCGGGGCTGATCACGCCGACCTCGAGCATCTCGTGCACGGCGCCGGTCGACATCATCTTGATCCGGTCGCGGTGGGTGAGCTTGCCGTCGATGACCCGGACGTAGGTGACCACGCCGCGGTAGGTGTCGTAGACGGAGTCGAAGATCAGCGCGCGCGGGGGCGCGTCGGCGTCACCGATCGGGGGCGGGGTCTGCTTGACGATCTCGTTCAGCAGGGCCTCGACGCCGACGCCGGTCTTCGCGCTCACGCGCAGCACGTCCTCGGGCTCGCAGCCGACCAGGCCGGCGAGCTCCGCGCCGTACTTGTCGGGGTTCGCGCCGGGCAGGTCGATCTTGTTGAGCACCGGGATGATGTGCAGGTCGGCACCCATCGCGAGGTAGAGGTTCGCGAGCGTCTGCGCCTCGATCCCCTGGGCCGCGTCGACGAGCAGCACCGCCGCCTCGCACGCCTCGAGGGAGCGGGAGACCTCGTAGGTGAAGTCGACGTGCCCGGGGGTGTCGATCATGTTGAGGACGTAGTTGCCGGGGTCGGCGGCCTGGTCGTTGCCGGCCGGCACCGTCCACGGCATCCGCACGGCCTGGCTCTTGATCGTGATGCCGCGCTCGCGCTCGATGTCCATCCGGTCGAGGTACTGCGCCCGGGCGGCGCGGGCGTCGACGACGCCGGTGAGCTGCAGCATCCGGTCCGCGAGGGTCGACTTGCCGTGGTCGATGTGCGCGATGATGCAGAAGTTCCTGATGATCGCGGGATCGGTCTGGCCGGGCTGCGGAAGGCTGGGAGGCACGGGCTCTTCTCGACGTACGGGGTCGGGACGGTCCCCGACATCCTCCCATGCCGGAACGCCTGACCCCGACTCGACGGGACGGCATGATGCTTCCGTGACTGACCTCTGGCACTCGATCCCCGAGGCCCTGCGCGACCCGGTGGCGCTGGCCATGCCGTTCTTCGTCCTGTTCGTGCTCGTGGAGGCGGTGGCCGCGCACCTGCTGGAGGACGAGGTCGAGGACGGCGCGAAGCCGGCGTACGACCGGCGCGACGCGGTGACCAGCCTCAGCCTGGGCGCGGTGTCGGTCCTGGCCCTGTCGCTGTGGAAGGGCCTCGGCCTGGTCGTCTACTCCGTCCTGTTCGCCTACGTCGCCCCGTGGCACCTGCCCGCGGACGCCTGGTGGACCTGGGCGATCGCCCTGCTCGGCGTCGACTTCTTCTTCTACTGGGCGCACCGCGTCGCGCACCGGGTCCGGCTGGTCTGGGCGACCCACCAGGCCCACCACTCCAGCGAGTACTTCAACTTCTCCACCGCCCTGCGCCAGAAGTGGAACAACTCCCACGAGCTGGTCGCCTGGGCGCCGCTGCCGCTCCTGGGCGTGCCGCCGGCGCTGGTCTTCCTCGGCTTCTCGGTCTCGCTGGTCTACCAGTTCTTCGTGCACACCGAGCGGGTCGGCACCCTGTGGCGGCCGGTCGAGCTGGTGCTCAACACCCCCTCGCACCACCGGGTCCACCACGGCAGCGACCCGGAGTACCTGGACCGCAACTACGGCGGCATCCTGATCGTCTGGGACCGGCTCTTCGGGAGCTTCCAGCCCGAGCTGCACCGGCCGACGTACGGCCTGACGACGCCGGTCGGCACCCACAACCTGCTCCGCCTCCAGACCCACGAGTACGCCGCGATCCTGCGCGACGTACGCCGCGCGCCCACGCTGCGCGACAAGCTCGGCTACGTGTTCGGACCGCCGGGCTGGCGACCCGAGTCCGCCCGCGTCGCGGCCCTCCCTGCGACGAGCCGGGCCTGAGCACCGAGGATGTGGGCGTGACCCGCCCCCTCCCGAGCCCCGTCCCCCACGGCCGCACGGCCCGGCGGCTGGAGTGGGCGCACCTGCCGCCGCACGTCCGGGCCCTCGTCGAGCGCGAGTGCGGCTCGCCGGTGGTCGCCGCCACCTCGCAGGGCGGGGGGTACACCCCGGGCTTCGCCTCGGTGCTGGAGTGCGCGGACGGCAGCCGCCACTTCGTGAAGGCGGCGTCGGTGCTGGCGCAGCGCAGCTTCGCGCTCTCCTACCGCGAGGAGGCACGCAAGCTCGCCGCGCTCCCGCCGGAGGCGCCGGCTCCCCGGCTGCTCTGGCTCCACGACCGCGAGGACTGGGTGGTCCTCGGCATCGAGCACGTCGACGGCGGTACGCCGCCGCGCCCGTGGCGCCCGGCCGACCTGGAGGCCGCGGCGGCCGTGCTCGAGCGGATGGTCCCGGTGCTGACCCCGCCTCCCGCCGAGCTCGAGCTCGACCCGCTGGCCGAGGACCTCGCGGACTGGCCGGCCGCCTGGGACCACCTGCGCGCCACCCGCCCGGACCTGCCGCACCTCGACGA contains:
- a CDS encoding MOSC domain-containing protein, encoding MAHLVSVNVGTPREAPWAGIGRTSIDKVAVAGPVDVSRLGLAGDQVSDTVHHGGVDQAVYAFAREDLDAWGAELGEELRDGQFGENLTTAGLDVNESEIGERWRIGDVLLEVASVRTPCNDFKVWMGRSGYDNRAWVKRFALVGRPGPYLRVLAEGPIAAGDPLEVVHQPGHGVTVSMMFRAIFTEPALLPRLLEVDGLAAKVRVKAEAYVAACR
- a CDS encoding aminoglycoside phosphotransferase family protein, which encodes MPLTLPDGVLAFAARGPAWATWVERLPRLVDDVVEEWELVADGPATHGWTALVLPVTDRDGTPAVLKLVCPGEEEEQEALALQRWGGDGAVRLLRADPGRRLLLLERLHRRDLTEEWDLAACEVVAGLYGRLHVPAPGRLRRQTAYVERWTDQLARLPRDAPVPHRLVEQAISLGRDLVADPASHGTLVHGDLHYENVLAADREPWLAIDPKPVDGDPHSELAPMLWSRWDELAGDVRGGVRRRFHTLVDAAGLDEDRARDWAVVRAAHSAMWELQDHPDAPDRTWLTACIAVAKAVQD
- a CDS encoding sterol desaturase family protein gives rise to the protein MTDLWHSIPEALRDPVALAMPFFVLFVLVEAVAAHLLEDEVEDGAKPAYDRRDAVTSLSLGAVSVLALSLWKGLGLVVYSVLFAYVAPWHLPADAWWTWAIALLGVDFFFYWAHRVAHRVRLVWATHQAHHSSEYFNFSTALRQKWNNSHELVAWAPLPLLGVPPALVFLGFSVSLVYQFFVHTERVGTLWRPVELVLNTPSHHRVHHGSDPEYLDRNYGGILIVWDRLFGSFQPELHRPTYGLTTPVGTHNLLRLQTHEYAAILRDVRRAPTLRDKLGYVFGPPGWRPESARVAALPATSRA
- the lepA gene encoding translation elongation factor 4, which codes for MPPSLPQPGQTDPAIIRNFCIIAHIDHGKSTLADRMLQLTGVVDARAARAQYLDRMDIERERGITIKSQAVRMPWTVPAGNDQAADPGNYVLNMIDTPGHVDFTYEVSRSLEACEAAVLLVDAAQGIEAQTLANLYLAMGADLHIIPVLNKIDLPGANPDKYGAELAGLVGCEPEDVLRVSAKTGVGVEALLNEIVKQTPPPIGDADAPPRALIFDSVYDTYRGVVTYVRVIDGKLTHRDRIKMMSTGAVHEMLEVGVISPEPVKAGDLGVGEVGYLITGVKDVRQSRVGDTVTSQHHGATEALGGYKHPNPMVYSGLYPIDGDDYPTLRDALERLQLNDAALTFEPETSGALGFGFRIGFLGLLHMEITRDRLEREFNLDLISTAPNVVYEVVMEDGTELVVTNPSEYPEGKIAEVREPVVKATILSPSDYIGTIMELCQHKRGNLQGMDYLSEDRVEMRYTLPMGEIVFDFFDQLKSRTKGYASLDYERSGEQAADLVKVDILLQGEPVDAFSAIVHREAAYSYGVMMAGKLKELIPRQQFEVPIQAAIGARVIARENIRAIRKDVLAKCYGGDITRKRKLLEKQKAGKKRMKNIGTVEVPPEAFVAALSTTQPTEKAGKK